A stretch of DNA from Acinetobacter sp. C26M:
ACCCATAGCCAATTCATTTGCTGTAAATACAGCAAAGGTAAAAGGGTGATCGATTGACCTGCGAACTCATCCCAAACAATACGCCCATCATCATGAACATTGATGACTTTTGCGGTATGCCCACAGATATAAATGCCAATTAAGGACATCAATATGATCGCAATGAGACTTGCTGGCAAACCCAGATATAACCACAGTGGTACAAATAACAATGCAAAGGCAGAACCAAAAGTTCCAGGCGCTTTAGGTGCTAAACCAGAGCCAAAACCGACTCCGCAGAATACGATGAAGCGGTCAAACCAAGTCATTTGGTTAAAGTGAATGGGAGGCTTATGCAAAGTGTTGGTATCCATGAACATGTAATGGGTGTGCTTGACCCATATACTCAAATAACAATCCAGTTTGTTGGGTAATTTCACCGATTATTGTAAGCGGAACATCTAATTGTTGTCGCGACAGTTTTTTGAAGTTTTGCGGTGATATTGTAAAGCATAATTCGTAATCATCACCGCCTGCAAGTGCATAATGACAAGCTTGTTGCAATTCAAGTTGTTTGAGTGATAGATCTAGCGGAAGCTGCTCAAGCTGTAATTTTGCACCGACATTGGATGCTTTTAAAATATGACCTAAGTCTTGAGCCAATCCATCTGAGATATCAATCATACTTGATGCCAACCCTTTGAGCTGCTGACCCAAATGACAACGTGGGGTTGGATAATCTAAGCGTTGTTGTAGTGCGTGTCCGAGATGCTGTAATCCAAACGCAGCATCGCCAATTTGCCCACTGACACAAATATAGTCGCCGATTTGAGCGCCTGCGCGAGTAATGGCCTGACCATGTTCAATCCAACCTAAGGCGGTCACACTAATCGTGAGTTGAGCACTTTGGGTGGTATCACCGCCAATCAGGCTGACACCAAACTGATCGCAGCAATCGAACAAGCCCTGACTAAAGCCAGCCAGCCAGTCATGATCAACAGTCGGGAGACTAAGTGCGAGTAAAATACTATGGGGTTTTGCTCCCATTGCCGCCAAGTCTGATAAATTGACAGCGACACTTTTCCAGCCGATGGCGTGAGCAGCAGTATCTAAGGGGAAATGACGACCAGCAACCAGTGTATCTGCACAGATCACCAGTTGTTGTGAAGGAGGGGGGGTAACGATGGCTGAGTCATCCCCGATACCTAAACTGACATCAGATTTTGATGCACGTTTAAAGTAACGTTCAATAATGGAAAACTCAGCCATACAACATCAAGCCTATTATTTTGCTTGTTGTTTTTCAGCTTCACGAAGCTTTGATGAAAGACGGTCTAATACACCATTGATATATTTATGACTATCTGCACCACCAAAGTGTTTAGCTAGCTCAATTGCTTCATCAAGTACAACACGGTATGGAACTTCGAGATGATCTCGTAATTCATAAGCACCAAGTCGTAGAGTAGCAAGCTCGACACCATCCAATGCACTTAACTCACGGTCAAGTACAGGAATGAGCAACTCATCTAAAGCTTCATGTTGAGCAATCACTTGAGTGAGTAATTCATGGTAATAGTTAAGGTCAACTTTATGCATGGCATTTTCTACACGCGTGCGTGCTTCAATTTCATGTACTGGGTTCTGACTCATTTGCCATTCATAAATCCCTTGTACAGCAAAACGACGTGCTTTGCGTTTCGCTGCATAAGCGGCCTGAAGTGTTTGCGACATGCTTTAAATTGCCTTTAATAAGTTAACCATTTCGATTGCAGTCAATGCAGCTTCGCTACCTTTATTTCCTGCTTTCGTACCAGAACGTTCGATTGCTTGTTCAATGCTGTCTGTAGTCAATACACCATTGATTACTGGCATTGTGCTTTCAAGAGCAACCACGCCTAAGCCTTTTGCACATTCACCTGCAACAAAGTCAAAGTGAGGTGTGCTGCCACGAATCACTGCACCTAATGCAATGATGGCATCAAATTTATTTGAAGCTGCTAATTTTTTCGCAACAATCGGCAGTTCCCATGCACCTGGTGCATGAATAACGGTAATCGCTTCTTCTGCAACGCCATGACGTTTTAGAGTGTCGATTGCGCCTTCAAGTAAATGTTCAACAACGAAGCTGTTGAAACGACCGACTAAGATCGCATAACGACCTTCGCTTGCGAGATGTAATAAACCTTCAATTCGGCGAATTGCCATAGCAACCTCGATTATTTTGCTGTGATTTGATCGGCAGTGATGTATTCCACTACCTCTAAATTAAAACCGGATAAAGCATTGAAACGAAGTGGAGAACTCAACAACTTCATTTTCTCAACGCCTAAATCACGTAAAATCTGTGCACCGACACCAATGGTTTGGTATTGATGAGACAATGCAGCATTGGATTTGAGTGGTTTTGGCTGGTTTAAGTTGTTCAGTGCAGGACCAAGGTCTTCTAGATGATCCTGACCAATCCACACCAATACACCACGATCACTTGCAGCAATGGTTTTCATTGCGAGATCTAAATTCCAGGCAGATGAACCATCAGCTTTATGTAATTTTAATAAGTCACGAATCGGGCTGAAGCCATGTACACGGACAGTGGTCACGCCTTGTTTCGGATCACCTTTGACTAAGGCAACGTGAATATCTGGGTTGCCGATTTCACGGTACTTATATAGTTCAAATGCACCGTATTCGGTTTCAATGCTTTCTTGAGACAAACGTTCAACGGTTTGTTCATTGGTCATGCGGTAATGAATGAGATCTGCAATGGTTCCGATTTTTAAACCGTGTTTTTCTGCAAATACTTCTAAATCAGGACGACGCGCCATTGTACCGTCATCATTGATAATTTCACAAATCACTGAGGCAGGTTCTAAACCAGCTAAACGGGTGAGGTCACAGCCTGCTTCGGTATGACCAGCACGATGTAGCACACCACCTGGCTGCGCCATTAATGGAAAGATATGACCTGGTTGAACGATATCGCTCGGTTTTGCGTGTGCTGCCACCGCAGTACGAATAGTGTGCGCACGTTCAGCTGCAGAAATACCTGTACTGATGCCTTCTGCTGCTTCGATTGAAAGCGTGAAGTTGGTTGCATGTTGCGCACCGTTTTGATCAACCATTAACGGGAGGTTGAGTTGTTTACAACGATCACGACTGAGTGTTAAGCAAACCAAACCACGTGCATGGGTAATCATGAAGTTAATATCTTCAGGGCGAACATGCGTTGCGGCGATGACTAAGTCACCTTCATTTTCACGATCTTCATCATCCATAAGGATGACCATTTTGCCTGCACGAATATCTGCGACAAGTTCTTCAATACGACTCAGCGGCATTCGCTTTCACCTTTGATGCTGCCTTTTTAGGCACTAGTATTCGATAAATCTGGCATAGTTTACCGCATTTTAAAAAATTTCGCCTGTGCTTCTTTACCAATAAAAAGTCAGACTAAACAAATTATCTGGCAACACTTTATCCTGCCCAAATTTGCCACTTTACAAGACGGTGTGATGCGATTGTAAGGTTTATATGTATGGGCTAAACAAAAAAACACAAGGCTTTGTATGAGACAAAGCCTTGTGTTTGCGATGACTTATTTACCGTAAGTGGAGGGTAACTTATTCAAGCTCTGTCGAGGTCTTGACTTTTTTACCCATTAAAATTTCGGTACGCAGCGTTTGAGCAAGTGTTGCACACTCTTCATTCATACCATTAATCATAAAGGCATGGCGTGTCATGATATTGCTTGGATTTGGCATTGCCACCAATTCATAGTTGTTTTGAATCGTTTTGAGCTGTTCGTGATTTAAATGCAAAGCCGCTTCTTTAGCGTGTAAATGTTGTGCCAAACGTTTCGCAGCTTCAAGCGCATCTAACTGCATGGCATCAACAGCACTTGCAACCGCACCGCGTGTTTGTAGTGCAAAACGTTTATCTTCACGGTAACGCTTGTAAAGCACGTCTGCCAATAATTGGAAAACAGCCCCAACCATCATCAAACATTCAAGTGCATGGGGTTGTTCTGAGCTGGTTGCTAAAGTTGCACCATCGGCATTAAATTCTTGCGCGACGCGAATCTGTGAAGCATCGATTTGATAATGTTTAGCACAGAGATCAATACTTTTATCCAAAAATAATTGGCATAGTTTGAAATACGGAACGGAAACAGACTGATTGACACTGCTCAGTAATTGTTTCGGATCATAAAATTGGATGTTCAGAGCTAAAGCTTGATCATTGATTTGGGATGATTCAACTAGGTTCTTTTCAACACGTGGCTTATCTTGTGTTTTTGCTTGTTGCTGTGCTTGAGCAACCAAAGTCACGGTATTTTGTTTTTCCAAAGCCAATGCTTGGGTTAAACGCTGAATCTCATGCTTGAGATGATTTTCTTGATTGATGCGTGCCAAGTATTCGCTACGGGTTGGACGCGCAATAGCACGATAAGCCAACCAAATTAACCCATGAATAAATAAAGAAACTAAAATAGCCAACCATTGAGTTCGCAAAATCTCACCGATACTCGGTTGGATTAAGGTAATTTCAACGGTACCGACTTTCTTTTCATTTTGTAATGCATCACGAACAAATACTTCGCCTTGGCGGGTTTTAGCCATACCACTGGTTGCAAGCACTTGTTTATTGGCATCTAAAATTCGAATGGATGCAACACTTGGATTGGTTGCATAACGATTCGCAACCAATGCCAGTGAAACTGTATTAGCAGGTTCTAACTCTGAAAGACTATCTGCCACTAACTGACTGGTCATCAGCTGTCCTTGGCTGGCGCGATTTTCATTGAGTTGATGTGTCGTTGCAATCACCAATAAAAAGGTATGCAATGCAAAACTTACGATCAGTAGGCTAGCAAATAGCCCTTGGCGAGGCGCATTCAAGTTAAACTTCCAAGGCAAATAGATTCATGGGTTATGTTATGATTCTTACAATAGTTGTCGCTCAACCACGAGTCAATTCATGCGAGAAATCATTCTTATATCCTTTCTAGGACCAGATCAACCGAATCAGTTTACTCGATTAATGCAGGTACTATCCGTACATTCTTTGCAAATACTCGATGTCGGTCAGGCAGTTATCCATAATCAACTGACCCTTGGGATCGTTGTTGCATCGGATAATGAGACTGCAACGGCATTAGCAATGAAAGAGATTCTGATTTTAGCACATGATATTGGCTTAACTGTGCGATTTAAACCAATCTCCAACGCAGAATATGATCAATGGGTGAGTGAAGGTGGCCGAACACGTTATATCGTCACTGCGCTTGCACCTGAACTCACCGCTGCACATTTGCAAGCGGTCACAAAAATTGTGTCGAGTCAGGGCTTTAACATTGAAACGATCACCCGTTTATCTGGCCGTTTAGAACTTGGGACAGAAAGTCATTTTCCACGTCGTGCTTGTGTCCAGTTTGGTCTCAGTGGGCAGATGTTGGATGCACAGGCCATGCGCGCTGCATGTTTAAGTTTATCTGGTGAGTTAAATATTGATGTTGCGGTACAAGAAGATAATGCTTATCGCCGTAATCGTCGTTTAGTTTGCTTTGATATGGACTCTACCCTGATTGAACAAGAAGTCATTGATGAACTGGCATTAGAAGCAGGCGTTGGCGCTCAAGTTGCTGAAATTACTGAGCGTGCCATGTTGGGTGAACTTGATTTTCAACAAAGTTTTCGTGCCCGAGTTGCTTTATTAAAAGGTTTGGATGCTTCAGTATTACCGAAAATTGCGGAACGTTTGACTGTGACCGAAGGAGCAGAGCGTTTGATCTCTACCTTGAAAGCCTTAGGTTATAAGACGGCAATTTTATCAGGTGGTTTCCAGTACTTTGCTGAGTACTTACAAGCAAAACTTGGGATTGATGAAGTACATGCCAATATTCTTGATGTAGAAGATGGTTTTGTGACAGGCGAAGTCAAAGGCGCAATTGTGGATGGTGCCCGTAAAGCTGAACTGTTACGTCAATTGGCGGAAAAAATGGGAATTTCGCTAGAGCAAGCAATGGCAGTGGGGGATGGTGCCAATGATTTGCCGATGCTTTCAATCGCTGGTTTAGGTGTTGCATTCCGTGCAAAACCTTTAGTTCGTCAAAATGCCAATCAGGCCATATCGAGTGTTGGTTTGGATGGTGTATTGTACTTGTTGGGTATGCATGATAAAGATTTAAATCGAGCTTAACCTCCCCAATAATATGCTTCAAAATAAGGCCGCTATCTCAGCGGCCTTATGCATTTTTAGTGCGTCACTTATTCGTCATAATTATGTCTAAATGTATAGAAAAACAACGATAAAAAAATTCCGAAAAAAGTTTTTTTGCAGCCAAAAACACACATAGTTTTTTGTAATGACACGCGGCAATTGATGCTATATGGAGATTCAGGACTTTTCTCTGTTTTAAAAATGTAATGACAAAAGCATATTGCGACAGCTTGTGTCGTAAGGTTAATTTCAGGCTCTTTTTTTCTAAAAAAAACGCTCCATAATGCATAAAGACGTTAATGCAACACGAAGTACTGTTAGAGATTACAGAACAATATAGAGGTCTGAACACACTACAGACCACCCTTTTAAAGACGGAGGTTTCTATGGAAGCAGCGAATTTCACCATGTTGGTTGGATTTGGCTTAATCGCTGTCGCAGTTATTGCTGTTTTCTTTTCTCCTTATCGTCGTTGGTTAGGTTTTATGTTGGCGGGTATGCTGTGCTGGGGACTGTTAGAAGTGGTACGCTTTGGTGCGCAAACCATATTCGAGATGTCCGTCGCCTATAGTTATTTGACCGCGTTGAGCCTTGCGATGATAACGGTTACATTTATTCTTTTACGTGAAGACAAACAAGCACAAAAACAGTTGGCTAATCGTCAGTATATTGAACATACCCCTGTGTATAAGGACGACCAGCAGCAATGTTCTAGCAGATAAATGATAATAATTTTAACAACATCAAAGGCATGCTCAGCATGCCTTTTTTGCACTAATTTTTTGCAACAAAGCTTTTACAGACAGCTCTACAACTGTGCTAGGATACGGTTGTCTTAATTTTCATCATAATACTGTAGGCATAATTGTCATGAAGCTTTCTTCTTTACCTGTGGTTAAGTTACCTATCGTTGATGTAAGCACTGATCCACTGGATTTATTAGTGGCAGGTTTGGCGTTACGTATGAAGCAATTGGCACGTACGAGCCCAAAGTTTATTGAATTGGTACATGACCGTGAATTTCGTATTCAGATTGGTACAGATTTAGGTTTGGCGCGTCAGATTCTTGTGAATCATGGCAAGATTGATACGGTTGCAGGTAGCCCAGAAAAAGCAGATTTTATTTTACAATTTGCATCGAGTGAGCAAGGTGTAAAAACGTTGCTAAAAGGCGACCCAACAGCATTCATGACAGGTATGCAAGATGGCAGCATCAAAATGGAAGGTGACTTCAGTCTATTGGTTTGGTTTAACCAAGCAGCTAAATTGATTCCACCAAAAGTACCAAAACCTGTAAAAGAAAAAATCCGTCAAGCACGTGCCTTTATTAAAGAAAAAACTGGCAAATAAGCTGATATAAAAAACTCCCCAATTGGGGAGTTTTTTATTGCCTAGCATTATTCAATTTCTAAATTGAAGGTGACGGGCCCATCATTGATTAAATGAACTTTCATATCTGCTGCAAAAATACCTGTTTGCACATGCTCGAATTGTTGTTGTGCATATTCAACCAATTGCTCATACAGGACTTTGGCTTCTGCAGGCGGCATGGCTGGTCCAAAGTCAGGACGTAAGCCTTTTTGGGTTTGTGCCATCAAGGTAAATTGTGAAACCAATAGAATTCCACCATTAGCTTGGCTGACATTCCAGCCCATTTTGCCTTGCTCATCATCAAAAATACGATACTTCAAAATCTTATCAATCAGGTTTTTGCCTTTTTCTAAAGTGTCTGCTTTGCCTAGACCTAAAAATACCAATAAGCCGTGTTGAATTTCGCCAGTGGTTTGCCCTTCAACCACAACTTTGGCTTCGAGGACACGTTGAATTAATGCGCGCATAAAAATGAAGATCGGTATTGAATCAGCGCAACAGTCTAACAGATTTGGTTGTTCTACACCGACCCCAGCAAGATGCTTGGCTGGTCTCAATCTTATTTTTCGATTTATTTTATTAAAATTATCTTTTTTATCTATTGTTGAAATCTTTGTATAGTCCCAGTGCAGGAAAGGTATTTTGATTTTGGATTTAATAGCATGTTTAAGCGAACTTTTTTATTTACAATTATTGCAGCAACGCTCGGCACCGCGTATGCAGCACCTTTAACAAAAGACAACGGTGCACCTGTAGGTGACAATCAAAATTCTATGACAGCAGGCGCGAATGGCGCAACGCTACTCCAAGATGTACAGCTGATTCAAAAATTACAACGTTTTGGCCGTGAACGTATTCCTGAGCGTGTAGTACATGCACGTGGTACAGGTGTATACGGTGATTTCGTCGCAACAAAAGATTTGTCTGATTTAACTGTCGCGTCCATGTTTAAAGCAGGTACTACAACCCCTGTTTTTGTTCGCTTTTCAACGGTGATTCATCCTAAAGGTTCTCCAGAAACCGCACGTGATCCACATGGTTTCGCAGTGAAATTCTATACCCAACAAGGTAACTGGGATTTGGTCGGCAATAACCTACCTGTGTTCTTTATTCGTGATGCAATCAAGTTTCCAGATTTTGTTCATGCGATGAAGCCTGATCCAGTGACTAATGTCCAAGATCCGAACCGTATTTTTGATTTCTTAAAAAGCCAGCCTTGGTCAATCAATATGTTGACCTATGTCTATTCCAATTTAGGTACACCAGAAAGCTACCGCACGCTAGATGGTTTTGGCGTGCATGCCTTTAAACTCTATAACGACAAAGGCGAATATAAGTACGTTAAGTTCAACTGGCGTTCTAAACAAGGTGTGAAAGGGCTGAATCTGGATCAGGTGCGTGAAGTTCAAGGTCGTGACTGGAATCATTTGACCAATGATATGTACAAAAATGTCTATGCTGGAAACTATCCAAAATGGGATTTGTATATTCAGGTGCTTGATCCAAAAGATTTGGGCAAATTTGATTTCAATCCATTAGATGCAACCAAAATCTGGCCAAATGATCTGGTCCCTGAAGTGAAAGTAGGGACGTTGACGCTGAATCGTATGCCGAAAAACTTCTTCCAGGAGACAGAACAATCGGCATTTGCTCCAGGTAACTTAATTCCTGGGATTGAGCCATCGGAAGACCGTTTACTGCAAGGACGTATCTTCTCTTATTCGGATACACAGTTATACCGTTTAGGTGCGAACCATCAGCAGATTCCAGTGAATCGTCCTCGGGTTACGGTGAATAACAACAACCAAGAAGGTTTTATGAACATGGGGCAGACTGAATCCCATGTGAATTATGAGCCAAGTACGGTTGAGCCTAAACCATCTACTGAGATTGCCAGAGCTGTACAAACGCCTTTGCAAGGTACGGTATTGCAGCAGGCAATTCAGAAACAGCAGCCCTTTAAACAAGCGGGTGAGTTATACCGTAGTTATTCAGTCGTTGAAAAAAATGACTTGATTCGTAACCTTGCTGCGGATTTAGGTGCAGTAAAAGATATCGAAACCAAGACCATTATGCTGTCTTACTTCTACAAGGCCGATGCCGATTATGGAGCGCGTCTTGCCAAAGCGCTAAATGTAAATCTAAAAAATGTACAGACCAAAGCGTCGCAGCTAAAAGACGAATAAACGTTTTCAAGATGTGGTAACAGGTGCCTGAATGTTACCCCCAGAAAGTCCTGTAACCTCAATAGCCTTTCCTGCACCTAGGGCGAGTGTTACAGGCATTCCTTTTTAGACTATTAATTGGGTGTGAATAATGGTTCATTTTCGGTCTTTATGATTTGCGATCAGCTTAGTTTGTGGCAGTTTCTCGATTTCTGGCTATGTAGGCACGCCATCTGTCACAGTCAAAGGATCAGAGGAAGTGGTTGAGCTATTTTTCTCTGCAGCCAAAGTCGGCAATATCGAGGTCTTGCAAGAGTTTTTAAAGCATGGTTTCCCAGTTGATATTCAAGATCATTCTGGTTATAGCGCATTGATGATGGCGAGTTATTATGGACAGAAAGATGCAGTAAAAACATTGTTGCAATACAATGCTAATCGTTGCCTACGAGACAAACGTGGACATACGGCTTTAATGGGGGCGATTGTCAAAGCTGAATGGAGCATTGCCAAACAATTGCGTCAGGTCGATTGTGATGCGAATGCAGAGAAAACAGGACAGCTCACTGCTGAACAATTCGCGATTCAATTTGGACAACAGCAACGTTTAAAGCAGATTCAACCTTCAGTATCGAACTAAGTTTGCTTTTCGCTTTAAATATTTGAATTTAAAAATACTTTGTTGGGTATGGTTTTTGAAAAAATATCCATCGTCGTAGACAGTCTCATTTTCGGATAAAAGTATGCTTTAATGCTTGAAATAGAATAGATCCTAAGTCAGTCATGTCTACACCAATTATTCAATCTTTACTGGATACCGACTTATATAAATTCACCATGTTACAGGTGGTGTTACATCAGTTTCCGCAAACACATAGTGTTTATTTATTTCGTTGCCGCAATTTAGAAGATACGGTTTATCCCCTAGTTGATATTTTGGATGATTTGAATCAGCAGCTAGATCTACTCTGTGAACTGCGTTTTGCAGAAGATGAATTGCAATATCTGCGTTCATTGCGTTTTATTAAAAGTGATTTTGTTGATTATCTCGAATTATTCCAACTGAAACGTCGCTTTATTCAAGCCAGTATTGATGATACGGGGCGTTTAGATATTCGTATTGAAGGCCCTATGGTTCAGGCGATGATGTTTGAGAT
This window harbors:
- a CDS encoding phosphatidylglycerophosphatase A, translating into MDTNTLHKPPIHFNQMTWFDRFIVFCGVGFGSGLAPKAPGTFGSAFALLFVPLWLYLGLPASLIAIILMSLIGIYICGHTAKVINVHDDGRIVWDEFAGQSITLLPLLYLQQMNWLWVIVGFVLFRIFDVWKPFPISWADQKVSGGFGIMLDDIIAGIWAALCIFILHFIF
- the thiL gene encoding thiamine-phosphate kinase, which translates into the protein MAEFSIIERYFKRASKSDVSLGIGDDSAIVTPPPSQQLVICADTLVAGRHFPLDTAAHAIGWKSVAVNLSDLAAMGAKPHSILLALSLPTVDHDWLAGFSQGLFDCCDQFGVSLIGGDTTQSAQLTISVTALGWIEHGQAITRAGAQIGDYICVSGQIGDAAFGLQHLGHALQQRLDYPTPRCHLGQQLKGLASSMIDISDGLAQDLGHILKASNVGAKLQLEQLPLDLSLKQLELQQACHYALAGGDDYELCFTISPQNFKKLSRQQLDVPLTIIGEITQQTGLLFEYMGQAHPLHVHGYQHFA
- the nusB gene encoding transcription antitermination factor NusB, with product MSQTLQAAYAAKRKARRFAVQGIYEWQMSQNPVHEIEARTRVENAMHKVDLNYYHELLTQVIAQHEALDELLIPVLDRELSALDGVELATLRLGAYELRDHLEVPYRVVLDEAIELAKHFGGADSHKYINGVLDRLSSKLREAEKQQAK
- the ribE gene encoding 6,7-dimethyl-8-ribityllumazine synthase, with the protein product MAIRRIEGLLHLASEGRYAILVGRFNSFVVEHLLEGAIDTLKRHGVAEEAITVIHAPGAWELPIVAKKLAASNKFDAIIALGAVIRGSTPHFDFVAGECAKGLGVVALESTMPVINGVLTTDSIEQAIERSGTKAGNKGSEAALTAIEMVNLLKAI
- the ribBA gene encoding bifunctional 3,4-dihydroxy-2-butanone-4-phosphate synthase/GTP cyclohydrolase II: MPLSRIEELVADIRAGKMVILMDDEDRENEGDLVIAATHVRPEDINFMITHARGLVCLTLSRDRCKQLNLPLMVDQNGAQHATNFTLSIEAAEGISTGISAAERAHTIRTAVAAHAKPSDIVQPGHIFPLMAQPGGVLHRAGHTEAGCDLTRLAGLEPASVICEIINDDGTMARRPDLEVFAEKHGLKIGTIADLIHYRMTNEQTVERLSQESIETEYGAFELYKYREIGNPDIHVALVKGDPKQGVTTVRVHGFSPIRDLLKLHKADGSSAWNLDLAMKTIAASDRGVLVWIGQDHLEDLGPALNNLNQPKPLKSNAALSHQYQTIGVGAQILRDLGVEKMKLLSSPLRFNALSGFNLEVVEYITADQITAK
- the serB gene encoding phosphoserine phosphatase SerB, producing MREIILISFLGPDQPNQFTRLMQVLSVHSLQILDVGQAVIHNQLTLGIVVASDNETATALAMKEILILAHDIGLTVRFKPISNAEYDQWVSEGGRTRYIVTALAPELTAAHLQAVTKIVSSQGFNIETITRLSGRLELGTESHFPRRACVQFGLSGQMLDAQAMRAACLSLSGELNIDVAVQEDNAYRRNRRLVCFDMDSTLIEQEVIDELALEAGVGAQVAEITERAMLGELDFQQSFRARVALLKGLDASVLPKIAERLTVTEGAERLISTLKALGYKTAILSGGFQYFAEYLQAKLGIDEVHANILDVEDGFVTGEVKGAIVDGARKAELLRQLAEKMGISLEQAMAVGDGANDLPMLSIAGLGVAFRAKPLVRQNANQAISSVGLDGVLYLLGMHDKDLNRA
- the aciT gene encoding ciprofloxacin tolerance protein AciT, whose amino-acid sequence is MEAANFTMLVGFGLIAVAVIAVFFSPYRRWLGFMLAGMLCWGLLEVVRFGAQTIFEMSVAYSYLTALSLAMITVTFILLREDKQAQKQLANRQYIEHTPVYKDDQQQCSSR
- a CDS encoding SCP-2 sterol transfer family protein — protein: MKLSSLPVVKLPIVDVSTDPLDLLVAGLALRMKQLARTSPKFIELVHDREFRIQIGTDLGLARQILVNHGKIDTVAGSPEKADFILQFASSEQGVKTLLKGDPTAFMTGMQDGSIKMEGDFSLLVWFNQAAKLIPPKVPKPVKEKIRQARAFIKEKTGK
- the dtd gene encoding D-aminoacyl-tRNA deacylase, whose protein sequence is MRALIQRVLEAKVVVEGQTTGEIQHGLLVFLGLGKADTLEKGKNLIDKILKYRIFDDEQGKMGWNVSQANGGILLVSQFTLMAQTQKGLRPDFGPAMPPAEAKVLYEQLVEYAQQQFEHVQTGIFAADMKVHLINDGPVTFNLEIE
- a CDS encoding catalase — translated: MFKRTFLFTIIAATLGTAYAAPLTKDNGAPVGDNQNSMTAGANGATLLQDVQLIQKLQRFGRERIPERVVHARGTGVYGDFVATKDLSDLTVASMFKAGTTTPVFVRFSTVIHPKGSPETARDPHGFAVKFYTQQGNWDLVGNNLPVFFIRDAIKFPDFVHAMKPDPVTNVQDPNRIFDFLKSQPWSINMLTYVYSNLGTPESYRTLDGFGVHAFKLYNDKGEYKYVKFNWRSKQGVKGLNLDQVREVQGRDWNHLTNDMYKNVYAGNYPKWDLYIQVLDPKDLGKFDFNPLDATKIWPNDLVPEVKVGTLTLNRMPKNFFQETEQSAFAPGNLIPGIEPSEDRLLQGRIFSYSDTQLYRLGANHQQIPVNRPRVTVNNNNQEGFMNMGQTESHVNYEPSTVEPKPSTEIARAVQTPLQGTVLQQAIQKQQPFKQAGELYRSYSVVEKNDLIRNLAADLGAVKDIETKTIMLSYFYKADADYGARLAKALNVNLKNVQTKASQLKDE
- a CDS encoding ankyrin repeat domain-containing protein encodes the protein MSGYVGTPSVTVKGSEEVVELFFSAAKVGNIEVLQEFLKHGFPVDIQDHSGYSALMMASYYGQKDAVKTLLQYNANRCLRDKRGHTALMGAIVKAEWSIAKQLRQVDCDANAEKTGQLTAEQFAIQFGQQQRLKQIQPSVSN